The sequence below is a genomic window from bacterium.
GGCAAGTCCCAAAGAAGCCTTCAAGAAGCTGCAGGTACACACCAAGAGCTTCATGGACCGCGTGAAGAAAATACACCGCCTGCTCGTAGACATCATCAACGGCCTTAAAGGCATGTCCCAGAAGCCAAAGCCGTCTCCCAGTATATCTCCCTCTCCTTCGGTGAGCCCTTCTCCGAGCGTCTCTCCGACGCCTACGCCTACCCCAACTCCCACACCATCAGAGACCCCTACGCCAACTCCTACTCCTTCGGCAACGCCGACACCAACCCCGACGCCTTAATGCAATAAGATCTCTACAAGAAACGCGGCGTTAAGGCCGCGTTTCTTTGTCAGAATCCTATAAGATGTTGTAAGCTAAAGTCATCTTAAGCGTCATCTATGGCATCGGATACGAATCGTTCAATAGAAGAGCAGTTCTTACAAGCATACGATGCATACGCCGATGCGATTTTCCGGCATTGCTACTTCCGAGTGTTCAGCCGCGAACTGGCCATGGACCTCATGCAAGAATCGTTCACGCGTACTTGGGCGTACCTAGCGGACGGCAAAACCGTGGAGAATCTTCGGGCATTTATTTACCGGGTGGCCAACAACCTTATTATAGACGGATCAAGAAAACACAAAGAGGTATCTTTGGATGTTCTGCAGGAAAAGGGATTTGATCCGGCCACACCCCGGCGCAAGGAAGGTCTGCAGAACATAACGGACGGAAAGTATGCGATTGAAAAGCTCCGGCTGCTCGACCCGAAGTACCGCACCCCCATATCCATGCGCTACATTGACGATCTGACGCCAAAAGAGATCGCCCAAATCCTTGGCGAGAGCGAAAACATCGTATCCGTGCACATCCATCGCGGCATGGAGCAATTGCGGCAAAAGTTTGAACTATAACCCCCATACACTAATTCTCGGCAGATAAAGACGGAGGGGCGCTGATATTGAAATGCTTAGTTTTAAATAGAGTATCTAAAATTCTTACTTCTCAACATGCCGCAAGGCGGCATGAGCCGAGAATTAGTGTGGGGGTAAATAGCCTATGTCCGATTCCCTAAAAAAATTTACCGAGGATGCGCGTAGCGTTTCCCTGGTGTCTAAAGAAAAATCGCAGTCCCGCGAACACGTTTTTGCGTTCATGAAGGCGCATCCCGTAAGAGTTGTGCCGGAAGAGCGTCATCACAGTTGGTCGGATCAAATTTTATTATTATTTTCATCGCACACACTGCTTAAACCTATGTCACTTATTCTTATTCTCACGCTGCTTTTGGGCGGAGGTACCTCATTTGCCGCAGAACGAGCGTTACCGGGAAGTCTTCTGTATCCCATAAAAGTGCATGTCAACGAGGAGGTCAGAGGTCTCGTTGCTTTTTCTGCCGAGGGAGAAGCGGGCTGGGAAGTTCGCCGAGTTGAACGTCGTCTTGAAGAAGCCGAGGAGCTTGCACATAATGGGGATCTCATTGGGGAAGTTAAGTCGAATATAGAAACAAACTTCGAAAATCATGCCGACCGCGTAAATAAGCGCATTGCCGCATTCGAATCGCGCCTGGACCTTGAAGCGGCTGCCGATATAAGCTCCGATTTTGAAACCTCTCTCCGGGCACACGAGCGGATACTTAAAAGACTCGCCGAAAACGAAGACGAAGAAGAGAGTAAAACCGGAATAATGGTCCTTGCAACCTCGGTCCGGGTAGAAATAGAAAATACATCAAGATCCCGAGGAAACGTTGAATTAAAGTTCTCCGAGAAAAAAGGCCCGCAAGTTGAAACTGCCGCCAACGGAGCCCTGCAAGCCGCCGTCAATAAAGTAGCCGAGGTTCGCCGGCTCATCCAGATTGTAAAGGATGCGTTGGGAGACCGGGCGACCGCACAGGCAGAAGCACGCCTCCTCGTGGCAGAAAACGCTATCGCGGAAGGGAAGGTGAAACTTGTTGCAGAAGCGCATGGAGAGGCGTTCGCGCTATTCAAAAAAGCCCATCGCATTGCCCAAGAAGCAAAACTGCTCATTGAGGCAAGGAGGGCTCTCCGGCTTGAAATTGAATTCAACGGAGGGGCGGGGACTGAAGACAAGGACGAGGATGAAGACGAACAGGAAGTCAGGCACGAAGAAAAAAATGATGATGACGATAAAGCGGGCTCATCTACATCCTCTCAAAACGAACGCAAGAAAGAACAAGAGAAGACAGCCTACATTGACGCAAATGATGAAGATCTTATGGAAGCCAACGCGATATTGCTATCGGCAACTTCGGGAACAGAATTCAGCACGGAGCTTGAATTTTAAACTCTCATTGGTATCGCTTAATTGTTAGCGCATACATGATCAAAACTCCCCCGCGTCAAGACGTGGGGGAGTTTTTTAATTGTTTCATTCTGTTATAGCACCTGAGGAATATAATCCAGGAACGCTTGTCCATTCAGCGAAGCAAGAAGGGAGAAGAAGGCCACAAGGATAAGTGCGCGGGCGATGAGGTCTTTATGCTGAATATCTATGCGAATGAAGATATTCAGGATCGAAGCAAGAATAACAAAGGCAAGAAACGCCAGGAACGAGCTTTCAATCACGCGCTCGGAAGCCGTCATGAGGTTCACGACAAAAACAAGATGCCTCGGCGGCGCCTGTTTGATGACCTCCTGTTCGGCGGCAGTTCCTGCGACTGCACTTTCCGGCACAAAAGAAGCTGTCGGCGCTGTTTCTGCCTGAACCAGCGAAGCGGGTAACGGCGCCTCCTCCACCGCAACGGTCGCTACGTCGCTTGCTTCAGGAAATGGGGTTGCGGACGGAGTTGCTTGGGGAGTTTGCGAAGGAGAAGGCGCGGCACTCGGTAGTGGCGTTTTTATCGGAGACACCTTTGGCGAGACCACGGGAGTTGCCACGGGAACAGGAGCAGAGCTTTTGCCGAACATTTGCACAACCACAATAGAAGGTCTTTCGGGGTCTCCGGATGGAGCGGAGGCAACCGCGATGCCTATCTCCTGGTAGTTTCCGTTCAGAATATTCGCCCGGTGTAAGGGAGAAGCAAGCCAGGCTTCAACAACGGCACGACTATCCACAAAATCTTTTGCAAGATTCTCTCCGGCGTAGAGATACCGGTATCCTGCGTTTCGGAACCAGTACCAGGGACTTTTACCATCGGGGCTTTCGTGCGCGAAATAATTCTTCGCAACCATGTCCTGCGCCTTCTCTTGCGCGGCCTTTGCAAGCAGAGAATTTGTGTTGAGTTCGCCAAGCCCCTGGGCTTTGCGCGATTCGTTCGTAAGCGCCACCAGGGTTGCGCTGGTCACATCGGCAAAAAAGTACGCCCGTGGTAAAAACGTGAGAATGGAAATGACCCCGAGCTTCAATACCAAAGCAACCGCGATATAGGCTCCGAAAGAATAACTCTCCAAGCTTCTCGGCCTGAAATGATTCTCGTCGCACGGGATGAAAAACAGCTTCAAATTATGGCTTATTTTAGACAAAAAATTCATAAAAGGATATCGAGTTTTATCTAACTCTATTATACATTCTAATAACTGATTTGTCAATATTACACATCATTCTATAATCTGCTCCGCAACCACCACGAGACGCTGTTTTGTAGAGAAAAGCGGTGAGCAGGTGATGAGGGTAATGATGGATTTTTCCGATGGGGCGACGACCGAAAAATCGTTAGGTTCAATGATCTTTGTTTGGGCAACTTTATATGTATAGACCTTCCCCTGCCAGCGAGCGGACAGCGTATCCCCCAGTTTCAACTTGTCCAAACTGTAAAACGTCGTGTTGTTCGGCGGTAGGTAGCGGAAGCGATGACCGAATACTACGGTGTTGGAACCCTTCTTTGGCGTAGACGTTCCGGGGTAGCGCCATGCGCCATACAGCAATGCGCCCGCATCTTTCCCTTCCACGATAGGCACCGACACGCCTATTTTTTCAATAAAAAGACGATTATCGTCTGCTGGCTTTGACCGCGGAGTCGGGGTCGGCGCGGGAACGGTTGAGTCAGAGCCCGTCGCGCCCGGCGCGATCTCTTCAAGGATGGCGTCTTTGGCAAGCAAGTCATCGGCATCCTCCACATATTCGGAAAGCTGTTTGGCATCTGAAAAAAGTATCGGCACGAATGGAAAAAGCGCTCCCAAAAGAGCTATAAATATCAGGGTGCATCCTGCTCCTATAAGCGCAATGGACCGCTTTCTTACCATGTGCGCATTATAACACGACGGGTCCGCGATTAACTATACAAAACCCCGCCGGAAAGGCGGGGTTTTGATTTTGGTTTTTGCCGATGAGCGTTACACGCCTGTGTTGCCGAAAAATTTATTTGCAAGTTCCGGCGAGATGAAAAGCTCTTCAATGCGCGACGGCATGATGCGTGCGCCAAGCGTGATAAGCAGAAGCCCTGTTGCAGCAAGTGCTATCATGAACGAGAGATAGATGCGGTCGAACATGAGGAAGCCCGCCTGCGGAAGTTGCGTATCGGCTGCACCAAGCACCTGGCCTTCAGTAGAAGCGCCCGCAACGGTCGGCGTAGGCGTGGGAGCTGGCGTCGGGGTTGCGGTTGGTCCGCCGCCGCCTCCGTTGGTTACCGTAACATTTGCTTGCGCAAGAATGGCCGAGCTATAGAAGGAGCTGGTCACCTGGGCGTTTATGGGATAGGTCCCCGATGAGACGCCGCTGCCCACATTCATGTTGAAGTTGAATGATTGCGAAGCGCTCGGAGCAAGAGAAGATATTGTGGGGAAGGTTTGGGAGCCGGAGCTGTCGGCCATTGCCATACGCACGAATGGCAGGACAAACGTCTTTGCGGTGCCGCCCTCCGGGAAGCTGAAGCCCGCAGGAAGCGTAACCGTAATTATCACGTTGCTGTCAGAAAGGTTTCCGGTATTGTTCACGGTCACCGTACCCTGGGACTGTCCTCCGGCATTCACCGTTGAAGGATTTGCCGAAAGCGAGAGATTGAGAATGACCGCACTACCGCCTCCTCCACCGCCGCCACAATTCGACTGACAACCGGGAGTAGGCGTGGGTGTAGGTTCGGGGGTTGGGGTTGGCTCTGGAGTGGGTTCCGGAGTAGGTTCTGGGGTTGGCTCAGGCGTAGGAAGAGTATTTACTGAAATATCAACACCGTCGTTGTCGTTGCTGTTATTATTATCAAATTCTGTTGCATCTGCCGAAGCGGTATTGGTTATGGCTTGGCCACCAGTTCCGCTGTTGACCGTAACGGTGATGGTTAGAGTTGCAAACACGGTGCTTGCCAGAGAACCCACCGTCCATATACCAGTAGCGCCGTTGTAGCTTCCCTGGCTGGCGCTTGAAGAAACGTACGTCACGCCGGTTGGCAAAATGTCGGTGACCACAACATTGGTGGAGTTGTCCGGACCACTGTTGGTGACTGTAACGGTATACGTTATAGTTTGGCCCTCATCTGGCGTTGCGTCGTCAACCGTTTTGTCGGTTGCAAGATCCGAGATCGACTCATAACATTTGAGATAATCTTGGTTGTAATTGTTTGAATTTGCCGAGGTTGCGAAGAATTTTGCGGTGTTCAGTGAAATTCCTGACCCCGTAAGCTGGGCTTTGGGAATTGCCCAATCAACAAAGTATAGACCTCCACCCGCCGAAGTTGCCTGTGCGTGTGTTGAGGCCACATCGCTCCAAAGCAGAGTATCCGCCGGATCATTGAATATCGATGGGCTAAAGTCTACGGCAGTTACCGCGGGGCTATTCTGCCATATTTCAACCTTGTCATCCTTGCCGTTAAGAGCAAGGAGGTATTGGTAGGCGGGTAAAGTGGTTTGCATCAAAACAACCCAGGAATGATTTTTCCAACCGCCTCCATTATCGATAGGATTGCCATTATCGATAGGATTGCCATTAACTCTCTCTCGGAAGTAAAAATAACTTGCGTCTTCAGCAAAACCGACCGCAGGATTGCTGGTATCACCAATTAAATCTCTGTGGTCGGTTGGGGGCTCCGCAAGGTCAGTTGAACATTGCGCCGGCGACGTCCAAGATGTCGGCCAAATTGGAGCCGCTTGGGCCGCCAACGGCACCGACTGAAACACCATAGACATGGTGAAAACCGCCGTGTAGAACGCTACGAACGGGCGGATAATCCTGGCCCTCTTTTTTGTCGTGAAATAGTACATATATGTAAGGCTTTTTGCCTTAAATAATGATAATTTTAATTAAGGATTCAGTTTAGCATCGATATCAAATTCTGTCAAGTTCTCCAAAGGGAAAACGGTAAATACTGAATCAAGTCGTAAGCGCCTTAAAGTATATCACAGATAGCGTTTTTAACAGAAAAAGCCGTATGTGGAAAAGGAGTTGATGTCTCATTTATGCCAAGCGGCCGGATTGGAAATGCCGACGGAAACGTCTTTCGCGAAATCTAATGATGCTTACTTTCGCAAAAAGCCGGAACTCGGCACGCAAATTATACAGGCCAAGCTGTTTGGCTTTCAGCCATTCTTGAGCGCGAATGCGCATGACGGCTTTGTGGTACCGGTATTCTGCCGGTATTTCGTCAATGCGATACTTGCGGATAAAAAAGCTCGTGCGGGCCAAAAGTCTTTGCATGCGACTTCGCGCGTTGGCGACAAAAAGTCCCGCAAAAACCGCAAGCCCGGAAAACGCAACTCCCGCCGGAATTGCCGCAGCAGCAGTACCCGTGCTTATGTCAAAGACGCCAAGCACTTGCGGAGTTGGATTGGTTTTTGGAGGATTTGGGATTGCCGCGGTTGACGCGCCAAGCACTTGCGGAGCAGGCACGCATGGAGCGGAAGAGATGCGAAGAATGGATGTATCGGATGCGGGAGGGTAGGCATTGCCGAAAAGGAGAGACGCGGTGTTCACCAACGGAGCGGTGTCCGCGGTGAGGCCGGCGGGTATTACTACGGAAAACGAAACCGTAAATGAAGAGCCCGGAGTAAGCAAAGGAAGCGCGAGCGAACCGTCTTCCATCGGGTCGGACGATGAGGCGCCATTCAGCATGGTTGAACCCGGAACGACAATAAGGGGAGACGGAAGAACATCTTGGAGTGTTACGCCGTTGAGGACGTTCGGATTTGCCTGGATGGCGGTGAGAAGGAATTCTACGGTCTCGCCGGGAGAAGCCGCGACAACTTCTCCGTAATCAGCCTGATTGCAGGATATATTACGTAGAGCATTGCCAATTCTTGCCGGTGATGCAGTTCCCCCACCTCCTCCGCCTCCACCACCGCCCCCACCCCCACCTCCACCTCCTCCGCCAGGAGGCGGTGTTGGGGCTGGAGTAGATGTTGGCGTTGGAGTGGGCTCAGGAGTAGGCGTCGGTGACGGTGTCGGCGTTGGGGTCGGTGTAGGCGTCGGAGTAGGAGTCGGCGTGGGAGTAGGCTCCGGTGTAGGCGATGGAGTTGGAGACTCTGATGGAGTCGGGGTCGGAGTTGGGGATTCGCTCGGGGTTGGAGTCTGGGTTGGTGTAGGCGTGGGTGAAGGCGTGGGTGAAGGCGTCGGAGTAGGTGTCGGCTCTGGCGTTGGAGACTCGGACGGTGTTGGGGTAGGTGATGGAGTAGGTGATGGAGTAGGTGTGGGAGTAGGAGTAGGAGTAGGAGTAGGTTCGGGTGTAGGAGTCGGCGTGGGAGTAGGCTCCGGTGTAGGCGATGGAGTTGGAGACTCTGATGGAGTCGGGGTCGGAGTTGGCGAAGGCGTTGGTGTCGGGGTGATACCGCAGTTTTGTAGGTCTACTGCCTGGGGATTATGTAAAGAAAGGGTTGTCCCATCAATGGTCACGGTGCCGTCGCTTACGTCGTATATCGTTGCGCCATATGGCGGGTAATCCAGATAATGCGCAGTATCACCCGTGTGCTTGCTGAACAAAGCCGTGCGCACGGTGCCGTTTAGTCCGTAAGAAACGAAGCCGTAGTCTGATACGGAATCTGGCAGATGCACAACCACAAAGTGCACTTCAGCGGAGGTGCTTTCCCCGGTGCACTCAACGTGGCTCAAATTAAGCTGCATTTCCCGCTCTGCCATTGCCGCAAAGAAAGAAACGAACGAAAACAGGACAACAAAGACGCCGGCCAATACGCGTCTTAAGAAGTTATTGTTTTTGTGAAAGCCTGTGAAGACATTCATATATGTAAGAAAAAAATTCTATGGGTTTTTTGGAATTATTCAACGCGATCTGCCCGCACGGCTATCCTCTGCCAGTTCGTGCCCACCGGCCAGCAGGATACCAGAACAATACCCTCTCCGTCGAGACTTTGGAGAACGTCCTCCTTCGCATTTTTTGGATCTATGATAAAATGGTCACGCACCCGGTAGTGCAGTATCTTGCCGGACATTTCTATGGCTATCGGATCTCCCGCCTTAAGTTTATCAAGCAGGGCGAAAACCGACCCATATTTTCCACGATAGGTCATTGGAGCTGAGCTGTGGCCCAAGAGGACCGATGTTCCACCGCTTCCGATCTCCGCGCTTCCCGGCCAGCGAATAACCCCCCCTCCCAGATCTTTGTTGATGGTTTTCAAATTAAAAGCAGTCTCCACAATGGGAGCGGAAACTCGTAAGCTCGGTATCCGTATACGCGGAGTTTTTGGAATTGCCGCGGCCTCAATGAGTTTCTTTTCAACAGGAGACGTTTCGGAAGCGCCCAATGGGGCGGATGCATGGGAAGATAAGGCTGGCGGCACACTTTGAACCTCATAGTTTTCTCCTGCCGTAGCAAGACCCATCAACGATTCTTCAATATTCGCCGCAAGCGGCAGAAGTGTAGGTGTTTTTTTAATTTCAAATTCATCTCTGGACACCAGCGCGGTAAGTGCGGGCCAATTTTCGTGTAAATAATAGGAAGCGCGAGCGGCGTAAGAACGGCCCGAAGCGTAAAAGGATAGCGCCAACATCAAAAAGCCGGATGCCAAAAGGATCTTCAGAAAGTTTTTCCGGTTCATAAGCGAATGTTGATGCCGAGTCAATTCGTCGCTAATGATGCCGTCTCTAAGATAGATGCGGCGCGTTCCAAATTTAAAGAC
It includes:
- a CDS encoding RNA polymerase sigma factor produces the protein MASDTNRSIEEQFLQAYDAYADAIFRHCYFRVFSRELAMDLMQESFTRTWAYLADGKTVENLRAFIYRVANNLIIDGSRKHKEVSLDVLQEKGFDPATPRRKEGLQNITDGKYAIEKLRLLDPKYRTPISMRYIDDLTPKEIAQILGESENIVSVHIHRGMEQLRQKFEL
- a CDS encoding DUF5667 domain-containing protein, whose product is MSDSLKKFTEDARSVSLVSKEKSQSREHVFAFMKAHPVRVVPEERHHSWSDQILLLFSSHTLLKPMSLILILTLLLGGGTSFAAERALPGSLLYPIKVHVNEEVRGLVAFSAEGEAGWEVRRVERRLEEAEELAHNGDLIGEVKSNIETNFENHADRVNKRIAAFESRLDLEAAADISSDFETSLRAHERILKRLAENEDEEESKTGIMVLATSVRVEIENTSRSRGNVELKFSEKKGPQVETAANGALQAAVNKVAEVRRLIQIVKDALGDRATAQAEARLLVAENAIAEGKVKLVAEAHGEAFALFKKAHRIAQEAKLLIEARRALRLEIEFNGGAGTEDKDEDEDEQEVRHEEKNDDDDKAGSSTSSQNERKKEQEKTAYIDANDEDLMEANAILLSATSGTEFSTELEF
- a CDS encoding CAP domain-containing protein; the encoded protein is MNFLSKISHNLKLFFIPCDENHFRPRSLESYSFGAYIAVALVLKLGVISILTFLPRAYFFADVTSATLVALTNESRKAQGLGELNTNSLLAKAAQEKAQDMVAKNYFAHESPDGKSPWYWFRNAGYRYLYAGENLAKDFVDSRAVVEAWLASPLHRANILNGNYQEIGIAVASAPSGDPERPSIVVVQMFGKSSAPVPVATPVVSPKVSPIKTPLPSAAPSPSQTPQATPSATPFPEASDVATVAVEEAPLPASLVQAETAPTASFVPESAVAGTAAEQEVIKQAPPRHLVFVVNLMTASERVIESSFLAFLAFVILASILNIFIRIDIQHKDLIARALILVAFFSLLASLNGQAFLDYIPQVL
- a CDS encoding class D sortase; translation: MVRKRSIALIGAGCTLIFIALLGALFPFVPILFSDAKQLSEYVEDADDLLAKDAILEEIAPGATGSDSTVPAPTPTPRSKPADDNRLFIEKIGVSVPIVEGKDAGALLYGAWRYPGTSTPKKGSNTVVFGHRFRYLPPNNTTFYSLDKLKLGDTLSARWQGKVYTYKVAQTKIIEPNDFSVVAPSEKSIITLITCSPLFSTKQRLVVVAEQIIE
- a CDS encoding DUF11 domain-containing protein, with the translated sequence MYYFTTKKRARIIRPFVAFYTAVFTMSMVFQSVPLAAQAAPIWPTSWTSPAQCSTDLAEPPTDHRDLIGDTSNPAVGFAEDASYFYFRERVNGNPIDNGNPIDNGGGWKNHSWVVLMQTTLPAYQYLLALNGKDDKVEIWQNSPAVTAVDFSPSIFNDPADTLLWSDVASTHAQATSAGGGLYFVDWAIPKAQLTGSGISLNTAKFFATSANSNNYNQDYLKCYESISDLATDKTVDDATPDEGQTITYTVTVTNSGPDNSTNVVVTDILPTGVTYVSSSASQGSYNGATGIWTVGSLASTVFATLTITVTVNSGTGGQAITNTASADATEFDNNNSNDNDGVDISVNTLPTPEPTPEPTPEPTPEPTPTPEPTPTPTPGCQSNCGGGGGGGSAVILNLSLSANPSTVNAGGQSQGTVTVNNTGNLSDSNVIITVTLPAGFSFPEGGTAKTFVLPFVRMAMADSSGSQTFPTISSLAPSASQSFNFNMNVGSGVSSGTYPINAQVTSSFYSSAILAQANVTVTNGGGGGPTATPTPAPTPTPTVAGASTEGQVLGAADTQLPQAGFLMFDRIYLSFMIALAATGLLLITLGARIMPSRIEELFISPELANKFFGNTGV
- a CDS encoding class E sortase, translating into MTPAISVFKFGTRRIYLRDGIISDELTRHQHSLMNRKNFLKILLASGFLMLALSFYASGRSYAARASYYLHENWPALTALVSRDEFEIKKTPTLLPLAANIEESLMGLATAGENYEVQSVPPALSSHASAPLGASETSPVEKKLIEAAAIPKTPRIRIPSLRVSAPIVETAFNLKTINKDLGGGVIRWPGSAEIGSGGTSVLLGHSSAPMTYRGKYGSVFALLDKLKAGDPIAIEMSGKILHYRVRDHFIIDPKNAKEDVLQSLDGEGIVLVSCWPVGTNWQRIAVRADRVE